One genomic region from Candidatus Acidiferrales bacterium encodes:
- a CDS encoding DUF5916 domain-containing protein, producing MRSTILLGAIMSICLPISAKADLDSTNQSKYVRAVKIDGDIALTGKLTDPHWQLAPRIEINYEIQPGYNLPAKQKTTVMILYNSSYLYVGFICHDTHPSQIRAHVTDRDNIFDDDFVMVFLDTYLSHQKAYEFVVNPLGIQGDLMRTGNNEDANFDAVWDSKGALNDSGYTVEIALPFKSLRFPASGVQDWGIEFLRNLPRESRYQYSWLRLDLNDPCPLCQEGTLDGLEGLQSIGGLELLPYAMGLESGSTNDNSDPNSGFSDGPVIGRFGIGGKYSPNPSFSIEGVANPDFSQVESDATQISVNSTFALFYPEKRPFFIEGNDLFNTTIQAYYSRMINNPLGATKVMEKTGPLTLAYLGAEDRNSAFIIAGEEGSVLDNAGDNSFSTSHQSISNVLRAKYDFGAQSFVGALGTGRNFENSHNYVGGFDWDLFFGDNYTFDGQFLYSNTRELNDTSIVSDTSHFGDTKFTKAFDGQEYDGTAFQADFRRDARIYSFRFTYRDLSPTFQAEDGYIFANDLRTLEMDHTLQFYPNTSLIDWWGIDLDSFLHFDYENARKERWIVLTPFTQLKSQTQLSVNYLLVNDELYHSVNFFGVHRWIFNLYTRPSSAVNLNVSAAVGKFIYRADNTTLGNGHNITAELILKPTSKLSLTLDYSRSRLVDTVGSNLLFDGYISRISAIYQFSDRIFVRLIGQYDQFNKALEIDPLFSYKLNPFTIFYAGSTDNLTNYGDEFGIRQTGRQFFVKLQYLWRG from the coding sequence TTGAGGAGTACGATTCTGTTGGGTGCAATCATGTCTATTTGCTTACCCATATCCGCCAAGGCAGACCTGGATTCAACGAATCAATCAAAATACGTCAGGGCGGTCAAGATAGACGGGGATATCGCCCTTACCGGCAAACTCACAGATCCTCATTGGCAGCTGGCACCTCGAATCGAAATAAATTACGAAATACAACCCGGCTACAATTTGCCCGCGAAACAAAAAACGACCGTTATGATTTTATACAACTCCAGCTATTTGTACGTTGGATTTATTTGCCACGATACGCATCCATCTCAAATAAGGGCTCATGTCACAGACCGGGACAATATTTTTGACGATGATTTTGTGATGGTGTTCCTCGATACATACCTGAGCCACCAAAAGGCATACGAGTTCGTCGTTAATCCTCTCGGTATCCAGGGTGATCTTATGAGAACCGGGAACAACGAAGACGCGAACTTCGACGCGGTCTGGGATTCGAAGGGAGCGCTGAACGACAGCGGGTATACAGTAGAAATCGCATTGCCGTTCAAAAGTCTTCGCTTCCCAGCGTCGGGCGTGCAGGACTGGGGAATAGAGTTTCTGAGAAATCTGCCGCGCGAAAGCCGTTACCAATATTCGTGGCTGCGACTGGATCTGAACGACCCATGTCCTTTATGCCAGGAGGGCACCCTGGACGGTCTCGAAGGACTTCAGTCAATCGGTGGTCTGGAACTGTTGCCCTATGCGATGGGATTGGAAAGCGGGTCGACTAACGACAATAGCGATCCGAATTCCGGATTCTCCGATGGGCCGGTTATAGGAAGATTCGGTATCGGCGGCAAATATTCCCCAAACCCAAGTTTCTCAATAGAAGGCGTCGCCAATCCCGATTTCAGTCAGGTTGAATCTGACGCTACTCAGATAAGTGTTAATTCGACATTCGCTCTTTTCTATCCCGAAAAGCGGCCATTCTTCATCGAAGGGAACGATCTCTTCAACACGACGATCCAGGCGTATTACTCTCGCATGATCAACAACCCTCTAGGAGCAACGAAGGTCATGGAAAAAACAGGACCGCTGACCCTGGCTTACCTCGGGGCGGAAGACAGGAATTCAGCCTTTATCATTGCAGGTGAGGAAGGAAGCGTACTCGACAACGCGGGTGATAATTCATTTTCGACTTCACATCAATCCATCTCTAATGTCCTCAGAGCCAAGTACGACTTCGGAGCACAATCTTTTGTCGGCGCACTTGGAACCGGCAGAAATTTCGAGAACTCGCACAATTACGTCGGAGGATTCGATTGGGATTTGTTCTTCGGTGACAACTACACTTTCGACGGACAATTCCTCTATTCGAACACCAGAGAACTGAACGATACAAGCATAGTCTCGGACACATCTCATTTTGGAGACACAAAATTCACGAAGGCTTTCGATGGACAGGAGTATGATGGAACAGCATTTCAGGCGGACTTTAGAAGAGATGCGAGAATTTATAGTTTCAGATTCACGTACAGAGATCTCTCCCCGACTTTCCAAGCGGAAGACGGATACATATTCGCAAACGATTTGAGAACGCTCGAGATGGATCATACTCTGCAGTTTTATCCTAATACATCTCTGATAGACTGGTGGGGGATCGATCTGGATTCGTTCCTGCATTTTGATTATGAGAACGCAAGGAAGGAAAGATGGATAGTCTTGACACCGTTCACACAACTGAAGAGTCAAACCCAGTTATCCGTTAATTACTTACTCGTCAACGATGAGCTATATCATTCGGTAAATTTTTTTGGCGTGCACAGATGGATCTTCAATCTATATACCAGACCCTCGAGCGCGGTGAACTTGAATGTTTCCGCTGCTGTCGGAAAGTTCATATACCGCGCGGACAATACCACACTTGGCAACGGCCACAATATCACCGCAGAACTAATCTTAAAGCCGACGTCAAAACTTTCTTTAACGCTGGATTATTCGCGGTCGCGACTTGTCGATACCGTCGGAAGCAATCTTCTTTTCGACGGATACATCTCCAGGATATCCGCGATATATCAGTTCAGCGATCGGATTTTCGTGAGGCTGATCGGCCAGTACGATCAGTTCAATAAAGCCCTCGAAATCGATCCGCTCTTCAGCTACAAGCTTAACCCCTTTACAATATTCTATGCCGGATCAACCGACAATCTCACAAACTACGGCGACGAATTCGGGATAAGGCAAACAGGCCGTCAATTCTTTGTGAAGCTGCAATATCTTTGGAGAGGCTGA
- a CDS encoding POTRA domain-containing protein — protein MKFFIAAAAILHSLLFLVINANAQPKIATAGWKIAHVKFVGSDAISNIDLLEYFKPLNFSSKDTARIKAGISSIQEKYFSEGYLLFKVDSSSLSADTASPTLTIYLSEGPRLTIGKLLITGNKFFTFADLTTEFATRVGSPLNQDDLEKDIDYIIGKYNNSGFPLTKVHIDSIFVYGGDGTDSLGVALSVNEGERFRINAVRVEGNTETKDYVVLRAMRILPGAYYDQSEMANAKQRLQKLGFFQSVSDPELFEAGDTTGVLVKVVEGNTNTFDGVIGYMPAQLGQSGYFTGMIDISMLNLFGSGRKFRAMWHQETKLTQELEIGYAEPYIFGYPINAEFDFAQRQQDTTSVTRNFGVSGTFLFNDNFNGSTSISTLSTTPLQNSNNNYFVYESSVLNLGVGITFDTRDDIYSPRQGVLYLTQIQFGEKKIYGPQQLITPTTKLINYTEHLGIDLSLYHEFIARQIFAIGIHGEQVTGTELDQSDMYRLGGTNTIRGYIENQFIATKAAWTNIEYRFATGRESFFFGFLDAGYIYRQSDPIANVPANSLSAYGYGAGAQVETGIGILKASYALGKGDSFVEGKIHFGIVNRF, from the coding sequence ATGAAATTCTTTATAGCAGCCGCCGCAATTCTCCATAGTCTCCTTTTTCTTGTCATCAATGCAAACGCCCAACCGAAGATCGCGACTGCGGGATGGAAGATAGCACACGTAAAATTCGTAGGCTCAGATGCAATTTCAAACATCGATCTCCTCGAATATTTCAAACCTCTGAATTTCTCTTCCAAAGATACCGCCCGGATCAAAGCCGGCATCTCGTCGATTCAGGAAAAATATTTTTCCGAAGGCTACCTCCTTTTTAAAGTTGACTCATCCTCGCTCTCTGCAGACACCGCTTCACCGACGCTCACGATCTATCTGAGTGAAGGTCCGCGCCTTACCATCGGGAAATTACTGATAACAGGGAATAAATTTTTCACCTTCGCAGATCTAACAACGGAATTCGCCACCCGCGTCGGAAGCCCGCTGAATCAAGACGATTTGGAAAAAGATATAGATTATATAATCGGCAAGTACAACAACAGCGGCTTCCCGCTCACCAAGGTTCATATCGACAGCATCTTTGTCTATGGCGGTGACGGGACAGATTCACTCGGCGTCGCTTTGAGCGTCAACGAAGGGGAAAGGTTCCGCATAAACGCGGTACGGGTCGAAGGAAACACCGAGACCAAAGATTATGTGGTATTGCGGGCCATGAGAATCCTACCGGGAGCTTATTACGACCAGTCGGAAATGGCAAATGCAAAGCAGCGGCTTCAGAAATTGGGCTTTTTCCAGAGCGTTAGTGATCCTGAACTTTTCGAAGCCGGCGACACGACGGGAGTGCTCGTCAAAGTAGTCGAAGGTAACACAAACACGTTCGATGGAGTGATCGGCTACATGCCGGCACAGCTTGGCCAATCGGGTTATTTCACGGGCATGATCGACATTTCGATGCTGAATCTTTTTGGAAGCGGTCGAAAGTTCCGCGCGATGTGGCACCAGGAAACGAAACTCACACAGGAACTAGAGATAGGCTACGCCGAGCCGTACATTTTTGGATATCCGATAAATGCCGAATTCGACTTCGCGCAGCGCCAGCAAGACACAACTTCAGTAACAAGAAATTTCGGAGTGAGCGGCACATTCCTATTCAACGATAATTTCAACGGCAGTACTTCGATCAGCACACTTTCCACGACGCCGCTTCAAAATTCAAACAACAATTATTTCGTCTATGAAAGCAGCGTCCTCAACCTTGGCGTCGGGATCACCTTCGATACCCGCGACGATATCTACAGCCCGCGCCAAGGAGTTCTCTATCTAACTCAAATACAATTCGGCGAAAAAAAGATCTACGGGCCTCAACAGCTGATTACTCCGACCACCAAGCTCATCAACTACACGGAGCATCTCGGCATCGACCTTTCATTGTACCACGAATTTATAGCAAGACAAATATTCGCGATCGGAATTCATGGAGAACAGGTGACAGGCACTGAGCTCGACCAGAGTGATATGTACAGACTTGGCGGGACAAACACAATCAGGGGATACATTGAAAACCAGTTCATCGCAACAAAGGCGGCATGGACAAATATCGAATACAGGTTTGCGACCGGGAGAGAATCATTTTTCTTCGGCTTCCTTGATGCCGGATACATTTACCGGCAAAGCGATCCGATCGCAAACGTTCCAGCCAACTCGCTTTCGGCTTACGGCTACGGTGCGGGAGCACAGGTGGAAACCGGGATCGGCATACTTAAAGCAAGCTATGCGCTGGGTAAAGGCGATTCGTTCGTCGAAGGCAAGATACATTTCGGAATCGTGAATCGGTTTTAG
- a CDS encoding geranylgeranylglycerol-phosphate geranylgeranyltransferase encodes MKYYLKLARIGNVIITFLSVECAGILCGVDIAKSWEIFVAAIAASLITAGGNAVNDLFDMDIDKINRPYRPLVSGKLSTRQAKIFYFVVTTAGLIASAGLSFHSFIIAIVAAVFIFMYSFKLKRSVFFGNFTVALVTGLTFIYAGAAVKDFVDVYPAAVFAFLTNLIREIIKDAEDVKGDGEIGVKTIATKFGTAASAYISIALTAILLFMVWGAFDLRILPIQFLTVCGLTILPIGAYISYLLISRRGFSEASFGYKLMMVFGLIALIVGKV; translated from the coding sequence ATGAAATACTATTTAAAGTTAGCACGCATCGGAAACGTTATCATAACCTTCCTGAGCGTTGAATGTGCAGGCATACTCTGCGGAGTAGACATCGCAAAGAGCTGGGAAATCTTCGTGGCCGCAATAGCTGCATCTCTCATTACGGCCGGGGGAAACGCGGTGAACGACCTGTTCGACATGGACATCGACAAAATAAACCGTCCGTACCGACCGCTTGTATCCGGAAAACTTTCAACACGCCAAGCGAAAATATTTTACTTTGTTGTCACAACCGCCGGCTTGATCGCGAGCGCCGGGTTAAGTTTCCATTCGTTTATTATCGCCATCGTCGCTGCCGTCTTCATATTCATGTACAGCTTTAAATTGAAACGGTCCGTCTTTTTCGGAAACTTCACCGTCGCACTGGTCACCGGGCTCACATTCATATATGCCGGTGCAGCGGTGAAAGATTTCGTGGATGTATATCCGGCGGCAGTGTTCGCGTTCCTGACAAACTTAATTCGGGAAATAATAAAAGATGCCGAGGATGTCAAAGGCGACGGTGAGATTGGGGTAAAAACAATCGCTACGAAATTTGGGACTGCAGCATCCGCCTACATTTCTATCGCGTTAACTGCAATACTACTATTCATGGTTTGGGGCGCCTTTGACTTGCGAATTCTTCCCATACAGTTCCTCACGGTCTGCGGTTTGACAATCCTTCCGATCGGGGCATATATATCGTACCTGCTCATTTCCAGACGGGGATTTTCTGAGGCAAGTTTCGGTTATAAACTGATGATGGTCTTCGGCTTAATTGCATTGATCGTCGGAAAAGTGTAA